ATTCACActaacatacgcacacacattcacactaacaTTAGCACACAATGTCCTGCTACCCAGCCAACAAAGATTAGGGGAATCTGTGAGACTtactccccatccccatcctccctcaagATAGGGAGACGAGACCCTGGGAAGTACTCTCAGTGGCCCCAGCCAAGGTCGGCAACGAAtcttgctcagacagtctgtctTTAAGATACTATTATAGACGTGTTGTACAGACTATGGTTatacatcatttgaatcaatttcATATGATTATACTGCTCCATGGTGGAATATTCTAGTCATTCATATAAAttccatcaacacacacacaatggactgGGTTTGACCCAGGTCCTCCACATACCACAAGACACTGTTAGCCTAAACTAAGGCAAGTGTTCAAGATTCAGTCAAGGTTACTCATCAGCACATGAGCATGGTTCTGTGTGGGAAAAAATGATTTGTTTGAAGGATCTATTAGATGTACCTATATAATTAATGTCGCTTTATAATAGGAGCTACTGATAGTAAGAGCTCTCTGCTTAAAGGAGTTAAGAAGTCATATTGCTGTGCAAATACAAGATAGTTTCACCACTTCCCCTGCCTCAGGGTTGGTTCCTCTCTTCCACGTTCCCTCCCCGCAGCTGGTCTAGACGTGTAGTCAAGGACATGGGGCAACTATTGTTTCTTAACATCTTTTGCTTCTGAGTAACTTGGTCACAagttttactcaagtataacaattgggtactttttccaccactactCCTTTGACGGCTACATGGAGCAGGCCTTTGCTGAGTACGCTTGGACAGCCTCGGGTGTTGGTGCAAGCTGCTGGCGCTCATATTTGTCAGTCTCGGCCACTTAAAGAGGCTTGCAGTGTGTGGCCTCCAGATTGCGGGCCTGACAAAAACTAGGGCAAAGCAATTGGTTAGGTACTGCTCTTTTTCAGTTGTCGTGGGCAGCCTAGCTGTTCGGAGAAGATGGTGCTTTCTGTACCCTTGAGTGCCATGAATACAGGGATATTTAAAATGTTTGGATCCTTTTTTTGTAAATGGAATTGGTGGATTCAAATAAAGttttaaaaatgtgtgtgtgttggaaggtTGAGAGGTGAAGAGTTGAAAAGGCTCCAACACGAACATTCCATTAGTATGTCTCTCTACAGGAAGCTGTGGTTGCTGTGGTTTTGTCACAgccttgatctgtttcacctgtctttgtgatgtctccacccacctccaggtgtcacctgtTTTCCTCATTAGTCCCTGGGTACTTATTCTTGTGTTCCCTGTTAGTCTGTTGCCAGTTTATCTTGTCAACCAGTGAGTTCGTTCCTTGCTCCTGGTTTTTGCTTTTCTCTGTTTTTGctagtcctcccagttttgacccttgcctgcttTGACTCTGAaccacctgcctgaccatactgccttccctgacctcaagcctgcctgccactctgttccTCCTGGACTCTTGACCTTGTTATGATCATTTGCCTGTCCACCAAcattctcttgcctgccccttggatTATAGTAGTAAAACTCGAACCATCTGGGTCTCGCCCGGTGCCcttatcccccccccctcttcgGAGGACAAATATCTTAGTTTTTTTACAGCTTTTTTACAGTCACATAACAATACTTTACCAAACCCTCAgtcatcccacctatcaccatagaccactctcgtttggtttccatgtgccatacATTTTTCAATTATGCTGTGATGTTTGACAGAACTTTTGACCCTTTCTAGTCATATAttatccacagattgtgagctaaAGATAATAAATAACTCATATAGGTTGACTAACTATGGCATTCCAAATCGcccaacactgctatttgtaAGGTTAATTTTAACTGCATCTTGTGATTTCTTTTTTAACCATccctgaacctgtgaccagaaacaagcttAATAGAATACATGATCTATTGATTCTGTCTCTTTACAGCACAATCTACAGAGCTGAGACTGTCGGATGCCCCAtatcaactcagcaaaaaaagaaacaaccctttttcaggatcctgtcttacggatacagttatcctgtgtgtgtgtgtatcctgtgtgtgtgtttcttttctctccttctcccctcacaggtgaaaaccatcactccccaatcagtcaacaatcaatcatcaatcagaagacacacctcctcctatttcctgacctatcacagttccttccccatggtttaaaaaccccatcttttgtttgttctaaagcccagctcagctcaatctctagctcaatctctctgtaaatgccatgtctgtaaatgccatgtctgtaaatgccatgtctgtaaatgccatgtctgtaaatgccatgtctgtaaatgccatgtctgtaaatgccatgtctgtaaatgccatgtctgtaaatgccatgtctgtgtttcactctcgctttgtgtcttaacctctcttttgtttaaagcacccccatagcactttgtcatcacctgtgagtattgtttttggttatggtgtttatttgtttgctggtgggaaaagggggaaaccaagacaagtctcccatgggcatacactacccgtaggtgaactttgttaaatacactagttagaactgggtggaccacccactgtatttttggttagttagttgttgttaaagtaggctagtctagcttaggggtgtgtttttgtatatttattgtttctttccttgggtccagctcagccccttttcctgctccccccattaccgtgtgtttataaataaacctagagtttgacggtagatttctgttgtcgtggttatttcgtgcacactttgtcacaataataatttgcatgagttatgttacgggtctcattaccatcccccctagactgtcgggccaaaagggattcgtaacactgtctttcaaagataattcgtaaaaatccaaataacctcacagatcttcattgtaaacggtgtaaacactgtttcccatgcttgttcaatgaaccataaacaattaatgaacatgcacctgtggaacggttgttaaaaCACTAACAGATTACAGACGgtgggcaattaaggtcacaggacactaaaaacttaggacactacagaggcctttctactgactctgataaATACAGAAAGATGCACAGGGTCCTTGCTCATTTGCGTGAACatgtcttaggcatgctgcaaggaggcatgaggactgcagatatggccagggcaatacattttaATGTCCGTACCTttagacgcctaagacagcgctacagggagacaggacagacagctgatcgtcctcgcaatgGCAGAACACGtgcaacaacacctgcacaggatcgatacatccgaacatcacacctgcgggacaggtacaggatggcaacaacaacttcccGAGTTAcaacaggaacgcacaatccctccatcagtgctcagactgtccacaataggcggagagaggctggactgagggcttgtagacctgttgtaaggcaggtcctcaccagacatcacctgcaacaattgggcacaaacccaccgtagctggaccagacaggactggcagaaagtgctcttcactgacgagttgtggttttgtttcaccaggggtgatggccggattcgtgtttatcatggaaggaatgagcattagaccgaggcctgtactctggagcgggatagatttggaagtggagggtccgtcatggtctggggcgatgtgtcacagcatcatcggactgagcatgTTGTCAtagcaggcaatctcaatgctgtgcgttacagggaagacattctcctccctcatgtggtacccttcctgcaggctcatcctgacatgaccctccagcacaatgccaccagccatactgctcgtcctgtgcatgatttcctgcaagacaggaatgtcagtgttctgccagggccagcgaagagcccggatctcaatcccattgagcacatctgggacctgttggattggagggtgagggctatgaccattcccccagaaatgtctgggaacatGCAGGTGGCTTGGTGgatgagtggggtaacatctcacagcaagaacgggcaaatctgatgcagtccatgaggaggaaaaGCATTTCAGTACTTtatacagctggtggccacaccagataattttcctgcctcatgatgacaTTATGGACTTTACAGTTTcagaattagtgctacaggaagcaaatttctgtttgaaaaagctatccttagctttcctaactgactgtgtatattggttcctgagtatattggttccttccctgaaaagttgcatatcgcacgggctattcgatgctaatgcagaacgccacaggatgtttttgtgctggtcaagggcaatcAAGTCTGGGGTggtaccaagggctatatctgttcttagtttgacatttttttgagtggggcatgcttatttaagatggcgaggaaagcacttttaaagagcaaccaggcatcctctactgacgggatgaggtcaatattctTCCAGAATACCCAGGTCAGGTTGATTAGAAAAGcctgctgaagtgttttagggagcgtttgacagtgatgaggggtggtcgtttgaccgcggaccaaTTACGGACGCAGACAATCAGGCAGTGATTGCTGATattctggttgaagacagcagaggtgcatttagagggcaagttggtcaggatgatgttACGGATTTAGGCTTGTAcatggtaggttccttgatcatttgtgtgagattgaggacatctatcttagattgtaggacggccggggtatTAAGCACatcccaatttaggtcacctaacagtacgaactctgaagatagatggggggcaatcaattcacatatggctctctctcaattcaattcaattcaagggctgttattggcacgggaaacatatgttaacattgccaaagcaaatgaagTAGAtcatatacaaaagtgaaataaacaatacaaatgaacagtagacattacactcacagaagttccaaaagaataaagacatttcaaatgtcatattatgtatatgtagtctctctctcacacactctctctccctctctctcactccctccatctctctcccagaAGTAGCAGAACTGATAGAGAGAATAAAAAAGAATAGGAAAATTTTTGTTATGGATTAATGAGAAATTAAATGTCCATGTCATTTTATTTACAGATGAAGTTTGAATCTCTGTTCATTCTATGGGTGGACACATTTGCAGTTCAATTTTTTTCCTGTAGATGacagttgttctctgttctgtcccGCTGGAGACCTAACAAGACACGAAGAAGTCTGACCTCCAAAAATGTGACAGCCTTGCTAATCTATCCCCGATATATCGGTCTGATTTATCAGAAACAACGTCAATATGAAGACATTTAATAATCACGGAACCTGTACACTATGTATGGTCGTCTCAACAACACGTTTCAAATACATACATTATTAGACGTTTTACCAGTACAAGACTTTACTCGATTATTGACCTGTTTTGTCTGGTAGATATATGGAAAAACATGCTTGCGTTTTCCTTGCAGGTCTTCATGAGTTGACGACGGCTGTGTGTACTCTGACATAAATAAACATGGTTGAAACCAAAACATTAGACTTCTACACGGTAGGATTTTGAAGAAGAATTGTCATACTGCATTTATTCGTGTAATATGAACGGTTGATAGCTAACAAGTTACAAGTAACCCCGAGATTAGCTAactctagctagctactgtacacCCAGGACTGTAAAGATGTTGCAGTGTGTGTCTCGATCGTGTTTGAGGAATGGGAGAAGCATCGTAGACTACGTCGTCAGATACGGCTCTACTCAGACTGCACGAGGTCTGTCGAGCTTGGGCTCCGGTAGCACTGTGAGAGCTCCACGTTCCTGGTCGGTTCACCCGGTAACGGACATCAACCGAAGAGCCTTCACAGGGTCTGTGTCGGTGAGTTCTAGAAGAACCAGGGATGTCCAGGAATCACCGACCGCTCCCGCCCGCATGGGCCGGGCTGGGAGCGACCTGGGCGTTGAGGACTTCGGATCTCTTTCCGCTGATTTTTCCTCCAGACGGGCCTTCCGGAAGACCACCCCAGAGCTGCAGGATATGTTGTACCGGGAGGAGAGGCAGGCGGccgggcaggaggaggagagggagccgGAGGCCTTCAGATCTAGGACTGGTCGGAGGAACAcacagtactggtacttcctccAGTGTAAAAGACTCATCAAGGAGAACAAGGTACAGCGATCTCTTTCTTTATCAATCACCCCCTCTGGTTctcatctttctttctctgtcccctCATCATATGTCTCTGTATCAGACACCTGAGAAAGAGAATGAGGTAGTGAGGGAGGAATGGTTGCGTGAAACGTCATCGACAGCcaccagattgctataacatgatgtggttagctgatacttAAAATACCTATTCAGGCGTTGTAAGGTCTGGCATGCATCATTAACGTCTGAGCAGGGGAGCATAACCCATGCTTGAGGCTGAGATGTTGGATGGAGAGAAACTCCATCCTGAAGAGTAGGTTAATAACTACATTcctctgacccctaacctctGATCCCTAACCCTCAGCTGTCGGAGGCTCTGTTTATGTTCCAGAGTGATGTGTTGGAAGGAGAGTCTCCACTCTGAAGAGTATAAATACACTGTTGTGGCCTCTAACCCCCAGCTGTCTGAGGCCCTGTCCATGTTCCAGAGCGGGAGAGGCTTCAACCTAAGGAGTAGAACTACACggccctgacctctaacccctgaccccaacCCCCAGCTGTCGGAGGCTCTGTTTATGTTCCAGAGTGATGTGTTGGAAGGAGAGTCTCCACTCTGAAGAGTATAAATACACTGTTGTGGCCTCTAACCCCCAGCTGTCTGAGGCCCTGTCCATGTTCCAGAGCGGGAGAGGCTTCAACCTAAAGGAGTAGAACTACACggccctgacctctaacccctgaccccaacCCCCAGCTGTCGGAGGCTCTGTTTATGTTCCAGAGTGATGTGTTGGAAGGAGAGTCTCCACTCTGAAGAGTATAAATACACTGTTGTGGCCTCTAACCCCCAGCTGTCTGAGGCCCTGTCCATGTTCCAGAGCGGGAGAGGCTTCAACCTAAAGGAGTAGAACTACACggccctgacctctaacccatgACCCCAACCCCCAGCTGTCGGAGGCTCTGTTTATGTTCCAGAGTGATGTGTTGGAAGGAGAGTCTCCACTCTGAAGAGTATAAATACACTGTTGTGGCCTCTAACCCCCAGCTGTCTGAGGCCCTGTCCATGTTCCAGAGCGGGCGAGGCTCCAACCTAAGGAGTATAACTACACtgccctgacctctgaccccaacCCCCAGCTGCCGGAGGAACTGTTCCTGTCAGGCCCCCAATGTTTGTTCTGGAGCGTTAAGTCACAAGCTTTGTTGGTCAGCTACTGCATAGCAACCTAGCAGTGCCAAAAGCACTGATTTGCCCTAGAAAGCCTATGTAAATTACGGACGCTagaaaagccacaaaatacattTGCGGTTATGTTATGAAGGTTCAGGGCTCTAAAATTAGTGTAGCATGATCAAGTTCGATCCCCACGGTGAATTATTTTAAAGTTTGCTACAAATCAAGATATTTAAATAGTGACCCATTCTGCCTACTACAGTACCggtgaaaagtttggacacacctaatcattccagggtttctacattgtagaaaaatggcaaatacatcaaaactatgaaattacacatatggaatcatgtagtaaccaaccatattttatatttgagattcttcaaagtagccaacctttgcctagatgacagctttggacactcttggcattctctcaaccagtttcatgaggtagtcatctggaatgcgtttcaattaacaggtgtgccttgttaaatttgttgtgacaaggtaggggtggtatacagaagatggcccctATTTGGTAaacgaccaagtccatattatggcaagaacagctcaaataagcaaagagaacgacagtccatcattactttaagacatgaaggtcagtcaatatggaaatttcaagaactttgaaagtttcttcaagtgcagttgcaaaaaccatcaggcgctttgatgaaactggctctcctgaggaccgccacaggaaaggaagacccagagctacctctgctgcagaggatacgttcattagagttaacagcctcagaaattgcatcccaaataaatgctttacagagttcaagtaacagacacatttcaacatcaactgttcagaggagactgtgtgaatcaggccttcatggtcgaattgctgcaaagaaactacttttaaatgacaccaataagaagaagagacttgcttgggccaagaaacacaagcaatggacattagacctgtagAAATCTGCCCTTTGGACTGATGAGTCCACATTTTAGAAAtacaactgccgtgtctttgtaagGCGCagggtaggtgaacggatgatctccgcatgtgtggttcccacggtgaagcatggaggaggtggtgtgggggtgctttacttatgacactgtctgtgatttatttcgaattcaaggcacacttaaccagcatggctaccacaggattctgcagcgatacgccatcccatcaggtttgcgcttagtggaacaataatttgtttttcaacaggacaatgacccaacacaactccaggctgtgaaatggctatttgaccaagaaggtgagtgatggcatgctgcatcagatgacctggcctccacaatcacccaacctcaaccaaattgagatggtttgggatgagttgaagcgcagagtgaaggaaaagcagccaacaagtgctcagcatatgtgggaactccttcaagactgttggaaaagcattccaggtgaagctgtttgatagaatgccaagagtatgcaaagctgtcatcaaggcaaagggtggctactttgaagaatcaaatataaaatatattttgattcggttaacacttgtttggttactacatgattccatatgtgttatttcatagtttgatgtcttcactattgttgtaCAATgtgtaaaatgtaaaaatatagaaaaacccttgaatgagtaggtgtgtccaatcttttgactggtactgtatatacatttgtCGTCACAGAGGACTGCAGGTTACAAGGAGGCTCAGGTTGAGTCTCAGGCAGGATGAAAACCACTACATTGACCATGATCCATTGCTAGTTACGGCCACTTTCACCATTATCCCCAGCGTTTTATGGTTGCAATTCAGCAATATGGTGCACTTCAAATACTTcttgtgccatctggttttccATAGGAATACGTGGATGACGTCACTATCTACTAGTTTTAATGTCTGCGGTTCACGTTCCTGTGTGAGATGTTGGAGATAAAGAGGCTCCAACCTGAAAAGTGTAACTATACTGTTCTGACCtgtaacccctgacccctgaactctaACCCTCAGCTGTCTGAAGCCCTGTCCATGTTCCAGAGGGAgatgttggagggagaaagactCCCACCTGAGGAATATAACTACACTGTCCTGATAGGAGGCTGTGGGCGAGCAGGACATCTCAAACACGCCTTCAAACTCTTCAACGACGTAAGTATTGAGACCAGACACacccgtgcacacacacacacacacacacacacctgtgcacgtacacacacacccaggcacacacacacacacacccgtgcacacacacacacacacacacacacacacacacacacacacacacacacacacacacacacacacacacacacacacacacacacacacacacacacacacacacacacacacacacacacacacacccgggcacacacacacccccgtgcacacacacacaccagtgttttCACTAGGATTCTTTTCAGCAGCGATGGCAAAGTTAGcgggggagggagatggtgggcaTGGCCTATGGTGCAGTTTTAGAGGCCCTCTTGACCTCAGAgacaaaatgttgctgttttaaatcAAGATTTctgcaattatacacatttttccatgttttgtagtttgttcttgtgctatctgagtgactcaaacataacaaaatcaatggggcccCCCATGCCATGCATTAACATGTTAGATTATCCCTGATGGTCCAGTTCTCAGAGATgatcttgtttaaaaaatatatagatccATTATCTTTTCTATACACTTTATATCTAGTTTTAGTCATTTAACTTAACACTGAAAATGTTACACCATcccaattttttaaataaattgtatttatttttgcgGTGGCGGCCACGATTTAGCAGCGGTGCACTATATGGAAACTCTGTACATGGACAGtgactctcaaacacacacagacacacacatatgttTCTCCCTCACCCCAGATGATGATAATTATGGTGTATGTGTTTAAtgtgatgtgtttgtgtttgtgtgggtgacAGATGAAGAAGAGAGGTCTGGTTCCTAGCGACGCCACCTACACCGCTCTGTTCAACGCCTGTGCCGAGTCACCACGGAAACAAGCCGGGCTGCAGCAAGCCATCCACTTGGAGCAGGAGCTGCGGCGGAAGAACCATCCCCTCAGTGACATCACATACCATGCCCTGCTGAAGACCCACGCCCTCACCAACCACCTTCGAGCCTGTTTACACACACTACGGGTAACTTTAGCCCCTGACCTCTAACACTTTCCCTCACCAAACACCTCAGAGCCTATCTACACACACTTATCCCTTGACCTCTATAGACAATAAAAACATAAGACCATATTAGATTTAAAATGTTTCTCTTTATGAGATATTCAGGGCCTTTGTACATCCAAACAAAGTGTATgcgtttgtttgtttgtaggaCATGCTACAGGCTGGTCATGCAGTAACTCAGGAGACCTTCCACTTCCTGCTGATGGGCTGTGTGAGAGACCGAGACACTGGCTTCAGACAGGCCCTGCaggtaacacacgcacacacattatacacacgcacacacatttatTCAAACTTCTAAAactgttgtgtatgtgtgtgtgtgttaggtgtatCGTCAGATGTTGAGGATGGGGATTCGTCCCGACGTCCAGAACTACAACCTGCTGCTCCGCGCTGCTAGAGATTGTGGGATAGGTAACCCCGCCGTGGCCTCTGCCCTGCTGCTGACCTCTGATTGCGGCCAGGAAGGTCAAGCGGTAAAGGTCAGGAGTCAGGGGTCGGCTCCACTGGACGTCGACGCTCTGGAGAGTCAACTGTTCACACAACACCCCGACAACGACCTTAGTCACCATAACAATGACGCCACTCGCCGTAGCAATGACCCCAATAACCATAGCAATGACCCTAGCAACATCCTCAGTCACCATAGCGACCCGGACAGTAGTGTGGTCGCCCCGATAACAACCCAACTGGTGATggtgaggaagggaggagagcaaGAGGCTCCCATTggctctctcccctgtctgtcaggAACCAGTTCCCACCCCCCCAACCTGCTGGACCTATCAGTGGGCAGGGCTGAAGAGGGGGGTGTGGTCTCGCTTGGTGTGGTGAGCGGAATGTTCGATAGGCTGGCGCTGATGGGCGGGGCCCAGGGCTTCCTGGATAAGATGGCCACTGCGGGACTCTGCCCAGACATCAGAACTCTCACACTATTAGCTGACACCATGGAGCCCGGCATCCAATCACTGCACAGCCTGCTGGCAGTCGCTAAGCAACACGGTGTGAAGCTGGACGCAGCGTTCTACAACAGTGTGATCCGCAGGGCAGCACGTGCTGGAGACCTACAAGAGgctaaggtacacacacaccatcactatgtacacacacacacaactgagaGGTATACTACATTTTAAACCAGATCTACTCAGGGTTTTACTAAAGCTAGCCGGCTTCAGTTAGCTTCACTTTCCAGCTCAGGCTTCAACCGTACTACGACGCTGGATATTGCTTTAGCAGGCTTGTAACTGCGTGTGCATGTTGCACGCAGCTAGTCGAACGCCAAACTCCATCGAGACGATGCTGAAACGTCAATCTATGGGCGAGTCGGTGCACCATTTTTATTTGTGCGGAAAGCAAGATGAAGGAAAAGAGATCTTGCAAATTCAGCACGTTATGGTGTGAAATAGGTTTGTTGAAGTGCTGTCTTTATTTGATCACATCTCGTTAATGCCATCTTTGGTGTGCTTTCGGATGCTTATCATTGCACAAGCACCTTTTTTTCCCCACTCCTATCGATAAAATAACAAGTCATAAACAACTTTTACTATGCGTGAACTTTCAAatgcattctgtcattactaaatGTGCAATGTGATAGGAATTTTAACATGACTAtttttaaatacaaaaaaacttgattaataaaatatttcatcAGTCTTCCTCAAATGAAAGGGGTGATGATGCAGTCTTTGCAAGAGGGAGGGAATCTTATATTTCATTCACCCTCAACTAGTGGCTCAGCCATTACTTTCATGGTAAGTGGAGTTAGCCTGCCACGGAGCAGGTCAGTTCTGAAGGATTCGTTGCCATAgaaatgtacctggctaaaaggtgagccCCCTTCGTGGTATCTGTTATCCCCGAGTTGAACTCAGAGTTGGCCAAAGTTACCTCCTCAAACCACTTACGTAGTATAGGGCTCTGAAGTTATACCAATGTTGTTGCAAGGTGTGTATGTtttctaactgtgtgtgtgtgtgtgtgtgtgtgtgtgtgtgtgtgtgtgtgtgtgtgtgtgtgtgtgtgtgtgtgtgtgtgtgtgtgtgtgtgtgtgtgtgtgtgtgtgtcaggcggTGATGTGTGTGATGCAGGAAAGACGTGTGCGTGCGGATGTACGGACGTACGGCAGTCTGGCTCTGggctgcaacagacagacagatgcccTACAGCTGCTGGGGGAcatgcaggtaacacacacacacacacacatgattacGTTGCCCCGGGTTGAACTGAGCTATGGTGTCACGTGACCGGGGTGAAGCTAGGTGGAAGAGGCCCACCCTACTGCTCGATCATATTGTCAACAATGCAGCATAGTTCACAATAAATCAACAACTCCTTTCGATAAAATGTTTGAATTTTCTAAGTAGTTTTCATTGAGAAggcagataaataaataaaagtatttATCAGAGCAATCATttttgcatgtgaaaacacaATCCTACTCCTTACACCACGTGCATAACCTAAGCCGACGGGACGTCCGTCTCTCACCTGGGAGGCAACCCGGTTCCAAAACAAA
This genomic window from Oncorhynchus gorbuscha isolate QuinsamMale2020 ecotype Even-year linkage group LG07, OgorEven_v1.0, whole genome shotgun sequence contains:
- the ptcd1 gene encoding pentatricopeptide repeat-containing protein 1, mitochondrial, which gives rise to MLQCVSRSCLRNGRSIVDYVVRYGSTQTARGLSSLGSGSTVRAPRSWSVHPVTDINRRAFTGSVSVSSRRTRDVQESPTAPARMGRAGSDLGVEDFGSLSADFSSRRAFRKTTPELQDMLYREERQAAGQEEEREPEAFRSRTGRRNTQYWYFLQCKRLIKENKLSEALSMFQREMLEGERLPPEEYNYTVLIGGCGRAGHLKHAFKLFNDMKKRGLVPSDATYTALFNACAESPRKQAGLQQAIHLEQELRRKNHPLSDITYHALLKTHALTNHLRACLHTLRDMLQAGHAVTQETFHFLLMGCVRDRDTGFRQALQVYRQMLRMGIRPDVQNYNLLLRAARDCGIGNPAVASALLLTSDCGQEGQAVKVRSQGSAPLDVDALESQLFTQHPDNDLSHHNNDATRRSNDPNNHSNDPSNILSHHSDPDSSVVAPITTQLVMVRKGGEQEAPIGSLPCLSGTSSHPPNLLDLSVGRAEEGGVVSLGVVSGMFDRLALMGGAQGFLDKMATAGLCPDIRTLTLLADTMEPGIQSLHSLLAVAKQHGVKLDAAFYNSVIRRAARAGDLQEAKAVMCVMQERRVRADVRTYGSLALGCNRQTDALQLLGDMQAAGVQPSVQVFSALIGCASRRLDYVYLRLVLRAMREHNVPPNDIIITQLEHASQYPPNYNQYKFRNTYLSQIDGFRGYYHQWLTTMPAQETGGLERDHPAETRQDGHQQAAARRHRKQHS